One region of Chlorobiota bacterium genomic DNA includes:
- a CDS encoding DUF262 domain-containing protein — protein sequence MNNTTLTTGKKYIKDIFSAEQFFNIPEYQRPYVWGDEQISAFLEDVSKAMETDSNKEYFLGCMIWNTRQERASRNIEYVYQDILDGQQRFITLFLLHGVIRDISIEVKLQENVQKRLIQEADDYNNIPARNRIEFEIRDDKDFLDNYVINLGGTLKVNEIEDVINSPKSGASIKNMASGILIMKKWWIYKFSENQGSEEKYLADFYKYLSTKVLALYLATPNNLDDAYNLFTVLNSRGLQLQVSDILRAQNLRVIENDELRKLYASKWSDFENSIAAPYKGFDDFLWSLVFIKMKYRSDDNKSLTKAFEFMFKRNMLTKGTDTLDYVGKYLKHYEAITNGSITNRESLNLFSNLNFILSSVYGSQYITPLMHYRECFGDTRIVEFLIKIDNLFSIGWLLGRRQSSTRTFIILRKIESYSDLVKKKELTIDEAVEDLLNDPCLQYDFYDDEISSDKPIDIDDFAILLNTEKWGSFSGTRINKTRYLLLKMDLIMGNPSTILQYNKDSSSIEHLMPQKIEGTQWTVHPAKHKEWVHRLGNLVLIDKNKNSSLSNKLFNEKKTKYHGAIETRANTNFIFIANLNWDIDAIKANQERTIDLLMQYYKGNSLKSFLQIKKNINSTVLL from the coding sequence ATGAACAACACAACACTAACCACTGGGAAGAAATACATCAAGGATATTTTTAGTGCTGAACAGTTTTTTAATATTCCAGAATATCAACGACCTTATGTCTGGGGGGATGAACAAATTAGTGCATTCCTTGAAGATGTAAGCAAGGCAATGGAAACTGACAGCAATAAAGAGTATTTCCTTGGCTGCATGATTTGGAACACTCGACAAGAAAGAGCGAGTAGAAATATTGAGTATGTATATCAAGATATTTTAGACGGGCAGCAACGATTCATTACTTTATTTTTATTACATGGAGTTATTAGGGACATTTCGATCGAAGTTAAGCTTCAAGAGAATGTTCAAAAACGGCTTATTCAAGAGGCAGATGATTATAATAATATTCCTGCACGAAATAGAATTGAATTTGAAATACGAGACGATAAAGACTTTTTAGATAATTATGTTATTAATTTAGGAGGCACTCTCAAGGTTAACGAAATTGAAGACGTTATCAATAGTCCAAAATCTGGTGCTTCAATAAAAAATATGGCATCAGGGATTTTAATAATGAAAAAATGGTGGATTTATAAATTTAGTGAAAATCAAGGAAGTGAGGAAAAATATTTGGCCGATTTCTATAAATATCTTTCAACTAAAGTACTTGCACTTTACTTAGCTACACCAAACAATCTAGATGATGCTTATAATTTATTTACTGTGTTAAACAGCAGAGGGCTCCAACTGCAGGTAAGTGATATTTTAAGAGCACAAAATCTGAGAGTAATCGAGAATGATGAATTGAGAAAGCTATACGCTTCAAAATGGTCTGATTTCGAAAATTCAATTGCGGCTCCTTACAAAGGATTCGATGATTTTCTTTGGTCACTGGTGTTTATTAAGATGAAATATCGTAGCGATGACAACAAAAGTTTGACTAAAGCATTTGAGTTTATGTTCAAACGCAACATGCTCACAAAGGGGACGGACACTCTTGACTATGTCGGTAAGTATTTGAAGCACTATGAAGCCATCACTAACGGTAGTATAACGAACAGAGAAAGTCTAAACCTTTTTAGTAATCTAAATTTTATTCTTTCAAGTGTTTATGGTAGTCAATATATCACTCCTCTCATGCATTATCGTGAATGCTTTGGTGATACAAGAATTGTCGAATTCTTAATCAAAATTGACAATCTGTTTTCGATTGGCTGGTTGTTGGGTCGCAGGCAGTCGTCAACAAGAACTTTTATTATCCTTCGTAAAATTGAATCATATTCTGATTTGGTGAAAAAGAAAGAATTAACGATAGACGAAGCGGTCGAAGATTTGCTCAATGATCCATGCTTACAATATGATTTTTATGATGATGAAATTTCCTCAGATAAACCAATTGATATTGATGATTTTGCTATTCTACTTAACACCGAAAAATGGGGGAGCTTTTCCGGTACAAGAATCAACAAGACAAGATACTTACTGTTAAAAATGGATTTGATTATGGGTAATCCATCAACTATTCTGCAATACAACAAAGATTCATCTTCTATTGAGCATTTGATGCCACAGAAAATTGAGGGGACACAATGGACTGTTCATCCAGCAAAACATAAAGAGTGGGTTCATAGATTGGGCAACCTTGTACTTATTGATAAAAACAAAAATTCATCATTAAGTAATAAGCTGTTCAATGAGAAAAAAACAAAATATCATGGAGCAATTGAAACAAGAGCCAATACGAATTTCATTTTTATTGCTAATCTGAATTGGGACATTGATGCAATTAAAGCAAACCAAGAACGAACAATAGACCTGTTGATGCAATACTATAAAGGCAATAGTCTGAAATCCTTTCTGCAAATCAAAAAAAATATAAACTCTACTGTGTTATTATAA
- a CDS encoding GAF domain-containing protein — protein sequence MDTKQLRCAELLESVHAAFTADLPADRQLRNVLELVLQEYGGVVGSIHRLDQLANLLRLEAEIGIPPMLLQKVSAIPIGKGMAGLAAERRAPVQVCNLQTDASGVAKPSARETGVEGSITVPIMLDGELLGTLGIAKPAEHEFTEEETRCLMSVGEEIGKRFRMRERFRPYCNRVQHE from the coding sequence ATGGACACCAAACAACTACGCTGCGCCGAGCTTCTGGAATCGGTTCACGCAGCCTTCACAGCGGACCTTCCCGCCGATCGCCAACTCCGCAACGTGCTGGAGCTTGTGCTTCAGGAATATGGGGGCGTGGTTGGCTCCATCCATCGCCTTGACCAGCTGGCGAACCTTTTGCGATTGGAGGCGGAGATTGGGATTCCCCCGATGTTGCTGCAGAAAGTGTCAGCCATCCCCATCGGAAAAGGGATGGCCGGGCTTGCTGCCGAGCGGCGCGCTCCGGTGCAGGTCTGCAACCTGCAGACCGATGCCTCGGGCGTTGCAAAACCATCGGCGCGGGAGACCGGGGTGGAAGGCTCCATCACCGTTCCGATCATGCTGGACGGAGAACTGCTTGGCACGCTTGGAATAGCCAAACCAGCCGAGCATGAGTTCACCGAAGAAGAAACCCGTTGCTTAATGAGCGTTGGCGAGGAAATCGGGAAGCGGTTTCGGATGAGGGAGCGGTTTCGCCCTTACTGCAACAGGGTTCAGCATGAGTAA